The sequence TTCGATTCTTACAATCCCTCCTGTGCCTGTCATCACGGATAGTGTTCTCGAGGGGGCGTATCTCGAAGCAACCGATCCTAAAGGGCTTGTTCATCGGATTCCTATCCCGCGGACTGATAGATTTCCAATGACATGGGGGAGTTGATCTATTGTGAGCGACCCGGTTCACACCGTTACTGTGGGTGACGCCTTTGTCACATTGACAGACCGACAATGGGGTCAGATCGAGCATCTCTACGAACACCAAGTACGTACTATTACGAGCAAGAAGAAGGTCTTGCTTGTAGACGCACCTACAGGCTCGGGCAAGACTCTGGCGGCTCTTGCCCGGGTCACCGAACGGAGACTGCCTGCTATCTTCATCTATCCGACTAATGCCCTAGTCAAGGATCAGGTGGTGTCTATTTGCGAACTGTTAGAGAAAAAAGATTACGATGTCCGACTTATCGATTCCGTGTGGGATCCCTCAGAGGAGCCCTCTCCAGTTGATGACAATACTGTTTATGTGATCCACCTGACAGGTGAAACACTTGATTCCATGGCCAAGGATAGTTCCAAGGGCGTTGCGATGGAACGAATATTGAAGGGGACTCACAAGAGGGGCGGTCTGAGGATTATCTTGACGAATCCTGATACGCTCTTTCTCATATCCTCAGGACGCTATGCTAGGAGTGGTCTGATTGCTGAACAAATTGACACCTTCAAAACACTGGTTGTAGACGAGTTCCATCTGTATTCTGGACCTGCACTTGCACGATTAATTTACATGTTGAATGATCTATGCATCTCCCCCGATGACCCCGCTTTTGAGATTGTTTTTCTAAGTGCTACCCATGGTGATACCCTTGACTTGCTCCAGAGTACATACCGGGATCTTGACATAATCAAGACTCCGGTCTACACCGAACGTGGGGCTGATAGGCATCAAGTACGGTACATTTCTCAATTTGATATACGTACTCAGTCGTCAGTGTTACAGTCTTTGGAAGATGTTTCAGCCGTTTCAGAAGAGCTGATTAAATGGTATGATACCTCATACAAATGGCATTCTGAAAGATCACCTGCTGTAAAAGTACTGGGCATCTTCTCTTCTGTTACATTTGCAATAAATGTCGCCCGACAAGTCAAAGAGATCCTTCTTGCCCGTGGTGATAACCCTGATGAGATTGTCTTTCAACATCATGGTCTTGTCCCCAAGAGAGCGCGACCTGAGATATCCCGTCTTCGCGAAGCAATTTTGATTGGCACCTCTTCAATTGAAGTTGGTGTTGATTTCGATGTTCCATTTTTAGTGGCCGAGGCTCATGATCTTGCATCTTTTCTCCAGAGATTTGGTAGAGGTGGAAGACATGCTTCCTGTGCGGGTACACTATATGTCCCATTGCCAATGGCCAGCCGGTTGAGTGCCGTCAATACAATCTCATATCCCGAATTTATTGATCAGGCTCAGCAGGCATTTAATGAACTGCCATCATATGCACGCTTCGTGTGTAGTCCACAAGCAAGGAAGATCTTGTTAGCAATGGCCTTGGCAGGGAGCACAGTTGTTTCATACTTCAGGGGCCGCAAAGTCATATTTGATGTCCCTAAGGCGGCAGAGTATTATCAACATCTTGTTTCGGCAAATGCTACAGTGAGCGTTGGGGAGTATAGTCTTGTTGAAAACTTTGGACTAACCGACCAAAAAGAAATAGAGGCATACCTCAAGAAATTCTATGTGAAGGTCATTGCTAAAAACAGTCTTGTCCGCGGAACTATGAACTCGATTCTTGTACAAATTCCACTTAGGTTTATCACCGGAGAGACCGGGACGATCATTGCAGAGCTTGATATATTTGATATATTCCGACTGACTGGTCATCTGGAAAAGGCTTTACAGCATTGGGAGCGTATTCCGTCTGGAGTCCGTAGCAGGCACCTTCCTGACGAATATATCTTTGTAATTGAAGATCTTGTGCGACAAGGGTATCCTCGTGTTGCAATTGCAAATAACGCTATTTGTAGAAGAAGAGCAGTCGTATTTACAAAAGACGATATCACGATAAAAATCAGAAACCAGCGATTACGCGAGATTATTGAAGAACTGCTTGACATGCGAAATCTTGTATTCTATTGGTGGCGTATGAATAGAAATGTTGATTACCGACTTCCTCGACTGTTTTGTGAAGATAGCAGTGGGGGTGTAGTGATCGGGGATTGGTCCCTCGTTGCTGAATTTCTAGAGCATGAAAGAACAAATGAAACGAAGGATGTGATTTCGATTTGATCTCTCTCCAGTTCTATCTACAAAGTCCGTTCACAGGAAGTCTTGACTTTACGGGGACCGCCTTGCGTGGGGCCTTTCTCAATATGCTTAAATCGGATGATCCCGAGTTGAGTAAAACACTCCATGACTCGCATGAGACCCGGATTTATTCTCTTGTTCCTTTTCCGACAGATACACGATTCCAGACGCTCTTTAATGAAGGGGAGACCTATAATTTTGCAGTGCATGTATTGGATGCAGGGTCTCTCCGGACGGGAATTAGAAATCTTATCATCCGTCCACCAAAGACGATTAGACTGCATCATTACCAATTTCCTGTCAGCAGAATCGACTATACCCAGCTAGATTTTGAGGCTCTTATGGCCGAGTGGACCGATGAGTTCCGATCAACACTTTGCACTCCGTACAAGATCGTGATGCGGTTTCTTACTCCCACTCACCTCTCGCACTATGGTAGCGACTTTTCCACTCTGTTCCCACAGCCAGAACGTGTCTTTCCATCTCTTTTGCGTGTGTGGAATAATATTGACCGTTTACCCTTGATCGAGAGAGTTTCAGAATACCGCGACTGGGTTGAACAAAAGGTCTCTATTAGTCGTTATAATCTCCGTACGACCGAGATTAGGATGGGCACGCGAAGGAA comes from Candidatus Thorarchaeota archaeon and encodes:
- the cas6 gene encoding CRISPR system precrRNA processing endoribonuclease RAMP protein Cas6 yields the protein MISLQFYLQSPFTGSLDFTGTALRGAFLNMLKSDDPELSKTLHDSHETRIYSLVPFPTDTRFQTLFNEGETYNFAVHVLDAGSLRTGIRNLIIRPPKTIRLHHYQFPVSRIDYTQLDFEALMAEWTDEFRSTLCTPYKIVMRFLTPTHLSHYGSDFSTLFPQPERVFPSLLRVWNNIDRLPLIERVSEYRDWVEQKVSISRYNLRTTEIRMGTRRKIIGFIGETVYSIHDNDSPFAALTASLSRFAELSNVGKNRTAGFGRVEVRLGRRGWDRRDQP
- the cas3 gene encoding type I-D CRISPR-associated helicase Cas3' translates to MSDPVHTVTVGDAFVTLTDRQWGQIEHLYEHQVRTITSKKKVLLVDAPTGSGKTLAALARVTERRLPAIFIYPTNALVKDQVVSICELLEKKDYDVRLIDSVWDPSEEPSPVDDNTVYVIHLTGETLDSMAKDSSKGVAMERILKGTHKRGGLRIILTNPDTLFLISSGRYARSGLIAEQIDTFKTLVVDEFHLYSGPALARLIYMLNDLCISPDDPAFEIVFLSATHGDTLDLLQSTYRDLDIIKTPVYTERGADRHQVRYISQFDIRTQSSVLQSLEDVSAVSEELIKWYDTSYKWHSERSPAVKVLGIFSSVTFAINVARQVKEILLARGDNPDEIVFQHHGLVPKRARPEISRLREAILIGTSSIEVGVDFDVPFLVAEAHDLASFLQRFGRGGRHASCAGTLYVPLPMASRLSAVNTISYPEFIDQAQQAFNELPSYARFVCSPQARKILLAMALAGSTVVSYFRGRKVIFDVPKAAEYYQHLVSANATVSVGEYSLVENFGLTDQKEIEAYLKKFYVKVIAKNSLVRGTMNSILVQIPLRFITGETGTIIAELDIFDIFRLTGHLEKALQHWERIPSGVRSRHLPDEYIFVIEDLVRQGYPRVAIANNAICRRRAVVFTKDDITIKIRNQRLREIIEELLDMRNLVFYWWRMNRNVDYRLPRLFCEDSSGGVVIGDWSLVAEFLEHERTNETKDVISI